The following proteins are encoded in a genomic region of Leifsonia psychrotolerans:
- a CDS encoding pyridoxal phosphate-dependent decarboxylase family protein — MTTDVTTDVTTDVTTELTPESELIIDRLRQLRTLDAPTHGGHVLSYVYDSGLAELDELAATAIRIMQPVNGLDPTTFPSVAAMERDVIGFTKRMLGAGPDAAGSDEVVGSVTSGGTESCLLAVKTARDVWRAAGGEGIPRLVAPVTVHAAFHKAAHYFGLELDLVSVGLDGRVDTAELIDRLAPDVALVVVSAPAYPHATLDPVGAVAAAASALGIACHVDACIGGWVLPWWSDDLPAWNFEVPGVTSMSADLHKFGYAPKGVSVLLHRGRDRQRAQFFATKRWPGYPVVNPTMLGSKSAGALAAAWAIVHRLGEPGFAALSASCKRATDALTDAIRAIDGLAVLGAPVGPLFAVAADESVPSERRIDPHVWADRVRQLGWLLQQQPGLTQANGVRLPPTTHLTITPVTESVLEPLVAALVQAADEVRGVASIDPMQVLGAIGGVAELLAGSGGGEIALSSDQAFGVLSQLGIGGGAGGETSASSGGVLPDQLAPLLTLIEALPAPLTERLLIELLARLVE, encoded by the coding sequence ATGACGACCGACGTGACGACCGACGTGACGACCGACGTGACGACCGAATTGACCCCCGAATCCGAACTCATCATCGACCGTTTGCGGCAGCTGCGCACGCTGGACGCCCCCACTCACGGCGGACATGTGCTGTCGTACGTTTACGACTCGGGCTTGGCCGAACTCGATGAGCTCGCCGCCACCGCGATTCGCATCATGCAGCCCGTGAACGGCCTGGACCCCACCACGTTCCCGTCGGTCGCCGCGATGGAACGCGACGTGATCGGTTTCACCAAACGGATGCTCGGCGCCGGCCCCGACGCGGCCGGCAGCGACGAGGTGGTGGGCAGCGTCACGTCCGGCGGCACCGAAAGCTGTCTGCTGGCGGTGAAGACAGCCCGGGACGTCTGGCGCGCGGCGGGCGGGGAGGGAATCCCTCGCCTGGTCGCTCCGGTGACCGTGCACGCGGCGTTCCACAAGGCGGCACACTACTTCGGCCTCGAGCTGGACCTGGTCTCCGTCGGCCTTGACGGAAGGGTCGACACTGCCGAGCTGATCGATCGCCTCGCCCCCGATGTCGCGCTGGTCGTGGTCTCGGCGCCGGCCTACCCGCACGCGACGCTCGACCCGGTCGGCGCGGTTGCGGCTGCGGCATCCGCACTCGGTATCGCCTGCCACGTCGACGCCTGCATCGGCGGCTGGGTGCTGCCCTGGTGGAGCGACGACCTTCCGGCGTGGAACTTCGAGGTTCCCGGCGTCACCAGCATGTCGGCCGATCTGCACAAGTTCGGCTACGCGCCGAAGGGCGTCTCGGTGCTTCTGCACCGTGGACGCGATCGGCAGCGCGCCCAATTCTTCGCCACAAAACGGTGGCCCGGCTATCCGGTGGTCAACCCCACCATGCTCGGCTCGAAATCGGCCGGCGCGCTTGCCGCAGCCTGGGCGATCGTGCATCGCCTCGGCGAGCCGGGCTTTGCAGCGCTGAGCGCGTCATGCAAACGGGCAACGGATGCGCTCACCGACGCCATCCGGGCAATCGATGGACTCGCGGTGTTGGGTGCCCCGGTCGGTCCTCTGTTCGCTGTGGCAGCCGATGAGTCGGTGCCGTCCGAACGCCGGATCGACCCGCACGTGTGGGCCGACCGGGTGAGGCAGCTCGGCTGGTTGCTGCAGCAGCAGCCCGGCTTGACCCAGGCGAACGGCGTGCGCCTGCCGCCGACCACTCACCTGACGATCACACCGGTGACCGAGTCGGTGCTGGAGCCGCTCGTGGCCGCACTCGTGCAGGCCGCCGATGAGGTGCGCGGGGTTGCGTCGATCGACCCGATGCAGGTGCTCGGCGCGATTGGCGGGGTGGCCGAGTTGCTGGCCGGCTCGGGCGGGGGAGAGATCGCTCTGTCGTCGGATCAGGCGTTCGGCGTGCTGTCGCAGCTCGGTATCGGCGGTGGTGCCGGCGGTGAAACGAGTGCGAGTAGCGGCGGGGTGCTGCCCGACCAGCTCGCTCCGCTGCTCACCCTGATCGAGGCCCTGCCCGCGCCACTGACGGAGCGTCTGCTGATCGAGTTGCTGGCGCGCTTGGTGGAGTGA
- a CDS encoding metal-dependent hydrolase has product MTLPRADTRVTYPAQTVTGTATVLHVAPRVDAPGTAQQVVLLDESCVHPVDAGWPDQGPDRAMLQHGDAHYPIVDCIVAATDGSALFLGRDIPVSKGTEGWSFVVAHVIEADAVLSAGDTVDLTVDADFRRALSVGHTACHLASLALNRALADRWKKEIRLDGLGQPDFDGAANDASTIRESGSLDSYRLGKSLRKKGFGTDGIAAALPDLEAAITQTITDWLSTDAAVHVERDGELLTDRRSWVCALPEATVRIPCGGTHVSSLGELGQVRVTLTVADVEGTPVLTMETFATPTA; this is encoded by the coding sequence ATGACGCTTCCCCGCGCAGACACGCGTGTCACCTACCCGGCACAGACTGTGACCGGCACTGCGACGGTGCTGCACGTGGCGCCCCGAGTCGATGCACCGGGCACCGCGCAGCAGGTCGTTCTGCTGGATGAAAGCTGCGTGCATCCGGTCGATGCCGGCTGGCCCGACCAAGGCCCCGATCGCGCGATGCTGCAGCACGGCGACGCCCACTACCCGATCGTCGACTGCATTGTTGCGGCCACGGACGGCTCTGCGCTCTTTCTCGGCCGTGATATTCCCGTGAGCAAGGGAACCGAGGGCTGGTCATTCGTCGTGGCGCATGTCATCGAGGCCGACGCCGTCCTCAGCGCCGGCGACACTGTTGACCTGACGGTCGACGCCGACTTTCGCCGTGCGCTCTCGGTGGGTCACACGGCCTGCCATCTGGCTTCACTGGCCCTAAACCGTGCGCTCGCCGACCGGTGGAAGAAGGAGATCCGCCTCGACGGTCTCGGCCAGCCCGACTTCGACGGCGCGGCCAACGACGCCTCGACAATTCGTGAAAGCGGATCGCTCGACAGCTATCGGCTCGGCAAGTCGCTGCGCAAGAAGGGCTTCGGCACGGACGGAATCGCCGCGGCGCTGCCTGACCTCGAAGCCGCGATCACCCAGACGATCACCGACTGGCTGTCGACGGATGCGGCGGTGCACGTCGAGCGCGACGGTGAATTGCTGACCGATCGTCGATCGTGGGTGTGTGCGTTGCCGGAGGCGACCGTGCGTATCCCCTGTGGTGGCACCCACGTATCCTCACTCGGCGAGCTCGGCCAGGTACGCGTCACGCTCACCGTCGCCGATGTAGAGGGCACCCCGGTGCTCACGATGGAGACGTTCGCAACGCCCACGGCCTGA
- a CDS encoding threonine/serine ThrE exporter family protein — translation MTEPPRAAGPTGAIQIPVAHTKSVLDLTMRLAEVIFAAGAGAEDATAAMQGITRAYGLRSTEADITHTLITLTFEDPATHDSITRSRNVKYRNLDYSKLTATSELIADLIESPLDVADARKRLATIVSTKPMLPVIVRRIGWSLVGAGAAALIGGGSTVVVAAFIATFFVDLVTSAMAHRKVPVFYQTVAGGAIGPIMAALVHIVDPRANPTLVVVATIIMLLAGVTAFGAVHDIISGFYVTGTARLVEAFLITGGLVTGVAGASLVLSRFGFQLKIDAIIPPSLGALPVQLVAAIVIVIGFSLAVQVPWRAFWVVCVLGALAELFYLFGLNAQFGQVWSSAGSAFAIGLFATVAARLVRTPPLVIVVSALVPLVPGLILFSGLLQMSEGEINGLIGMLTAAAVAVALAAGAILAQYLVQYVWGPARILQQRFVGPLMALPVRLSRASGKRP, via the coding sequence ATGACTGAGCCGCCACGCGCGGCGGGCCCTACCGGAGCCATTCAGATTCCCGTCGCACACACCAAGTCAGTTCTCGACCTGACCATGCGCCTGGCCGAGGTCATTTTCGCGGCCGGCGCGGGTGCTGAAGATGCCACGGCGGCCATGCAGGGAATCACGCGTGCCTATGGCCTGCGCAGCACCGAGGCTGACATCACTCACACCCTGATCACTCTCACGTTTGAGGATCCGGCGACACACGACAGCATCACGCGCAGTCGTAACGTGAAATATCGCAATCTGGATTACTCCAAGCTCACGGCGACGTCCGAACTCATCGCCGATCTGATCGAGTCGCCCCTCGACGTCGCCGATGCCCGTAAGCGCCTGGCGACGATCGTCAGTACCAAACCCATGCTGCCGGTGATTGTTCGACGCATCGGCTGGAGTCTCGTCGGCGCCGGCGCCGCTGCGCTGATCGGTGGCGGCTCCACCGTTGTGGTCGCCGCGTTCATCGCCACGTTCTTCGTGGATCTGGTGACCAGCGCGATGGCCCATCGCAAGGTTCCGGTGTTCTACCAGACCGTCGCCGGCGGGGCCATCGGGCCGATCATGGCCGCACTCGTGCACATCGTCGATCCCCGGGCGAACCCCACTCTCGTGGTCGTCGCCACGATCATCATGCTGCTCGCCGGCGTCACAGCGTTCGGCGCGGTGCACGACATCATCTCCGGCTTCTACGTCACGGGCACCGCTCGTCTTGTCGAAGCGTTTCTCATCACCGGCGGACTTGTCACGGGCGTCGCCGGAGCCTCACTGGTGCTCAGCCGGTTCGGCTTTCAGCTCAAGATCGACGCGATCATCCCCCCGTCACTCGGCGCACTGCCCGTGCAATTGGTCGCAGCCATCGTGATCGTCATCGGATTCTCACTCGCGGTTCAGGTTCCCTGGCGCGCGTTCTGGGTGGTCTGTGTGCTCGGCGCCCTCGCCGAACTGTTCTACCTGTTCGGCCTCAACGCACAGTTCGGCCAGGTCTGGTCCTCGGCCGGCAGCGCCTTCGCAATCGGCCTGTTCGCCACGGTCGCCGCGCGTCTGGTGCGTACGCCGCCGCTCGTGATTGTGGTCTCGGCGCTCGTACCGCTCGTGCCCGGTCTCATCCTCTTCAGCGGCCTACTGCAGATGTCGGAGGGTGAGATCAACGGGTTGATCGGCATGCTCACGGCCGCCGCGGTCGCAGTCGCCCTCGCGGCTGGGGCCATCCTGGCGCAGTATCTGGTGCAATACGTCTGGGGTCCGGCGCGCATCCTGCAGCAACGTTTCGTCGGCCCACTGATGGCCCTGCCGGTACGGCTCTCACGCGCATCCGGGAAACGTCCCTGA
- a CDS encoding acyl-CoA dehydrogenase family protein encodes MTETSFLPGDQLLSDDLLLRIRGRAAAYDQNNEFFTEDLADLVDAGYLTALVPVEFGGLGLSLAQVSREQIRLAAHAPATALAVNMHLVWTGVAKTLFDRGDHSLDFLLEETGRGEIFGFGVSEPGNDLVLFGSRTDARPEPDGGYRFTGTKIFTSLSPAWTRLGTMGLDSSNPDEPKIVWAFVDRSEPGISQKNDWDTLGMRASQSQSTVLTGAYARPDRVFRRLDPGPNPDPLIFAIFANFEILLASVYTGIGQRALELAVGAAHRRTSLKNDGRALSHDPDIRWRIADAAMAMDGIYPQIESLAADVDAQATHGSRWFPLLAGLKHRATENARHVVDQAVRVSGGSSYFAGNELGRLYRDVLAGIFHPSDAESAHGTVAAAWLGPLDD; translated from the coding sequence GTGACCGAAACCTCTTTCCTGCCCGGCGACCAGTTGCTGAGCGATGACTTACTCCTTCGCATCCGCGGTCGTGCCGCCGCCTACGACCAGAACAACGAATTCTTCACCGAAGACCTCGCCGACCTGGTCGATGCCGGCTACCTCACGGCACTCGTTCCGGTCGAATTTGGCGGCCTTGGCCTCAGCCTGGCGCAGGTCAGCCGTGAGCAGATTCGTCTCGCCGCCCACGCGCCGGCCACTGCGCTGGCCGTGAACATGCATTTGGTGTGGACTGGCGTCGCCAAGACGCTTTTTGATCGCGGCGACCACTCACTTGACTTCTTGCTTGAGGAGACTGGCCGGGGCGAGATCTTTGGCTTCGGCGTGAGCGAACCAGGCAACGACCTCGTGCTCTTCGGATCCCGCACCGATGCCCGCCCCGAGCCAGACGGTGGCTACCGCTTCACCGGCACCAAGATCTTCACCTCACTCTCCCCCGCCTGGACCCGCCTGGGCACCATGGGCCTCGACAGCTCGAATCCGGACGAGCCCAAGATCGTGTGGGCATTCGTCGACCGCTCCGAACCCGGAATCTCGCAAAAGAATGACTGGGACACCCTCGGCATGCGCGCCAGTCAGAGCCAATCCACGGTGCTCACGGGCGCCTACGCTCGGCCCGATCGTGTCTTTCGTCGACTCGATCCCGGCCCCAACCCCGACCCGCTGATCTTCGCCATCTTCGCTAATTTCGAGATTCTGCTCGCGTCGGTCTACACCGGTATCGGCCAGCGCGCCCTCGAACTCGCGGTCGGCGCAGCCCATCGACGCACCTCGTTGAAAAATGACGGCCGGGCGTTGTCGCACGATCCCGACATCCGGTGGCGTATTGCTGACGCGGCAATGGCGATGGACGGAATCTATCCGCAGATCGAGTCGTTGGCAGCGGATGTCGACGCGCAGGCCACACACGGCAGCCGGTGGTTTCCGCTGTTGGCCGGCCTGAAGCATCGTGCCACAGAGAACGCTCGGCATGTCGTCGACCAGGCGGTTCGAGTGAGCGGCGGCTCGTCGTACTTCGCAGGAAACGAGCTCGGCCGACTCTACCGAGATGTCTTGGCCGGCATTTTTCACCCCTCCGATGCCGAATCGGCTCACGGCACTGTTGCGGCCGCCTGGCTCGGCCCGCTCGATGACTGA
- a CDS encoding HNH endonuclease signature motif containing protein yields the protein MSITLPPPVSAPEPTPAPGASAPTAAMVLAVLEQTQALWAGLGTVSPDRFTDDDLLGVLGAFEGVGRLVDAGRVAVAATVEERSGRWLGRDSLAAKRGCTSGIDLITRITRISGREAKRRSALGLRMRDTQHVGTIIPALFPTVGAAVASGLLGVDAAEVIMSGLAEISPRVAPDDLAAAERALVGAATGTITAENEGEPGAGFAFSADSMRVQMLQWQAALDPDGVAPNEVEGEATSTISFGRFKDGVYPVRGGVTPDLYGIMNLTFDAFIAAHKTPAFPTAAEQARDQARDDRAEHDDRAEQDPHEGPDGHDLNDERDRDDHDGHEREHELGQDHDHDDRDREHDEHDHEVPLPGSAGHEFDDVDTRTAGEKRADILRGMFTQLAQADNTPSIGGAPPTVVVHVNVNDIEAGRGVGWIDGVDAPISLRTVDQMMCAGGTQTVLFGPNGEVLTLTDPQRLFNRAQRRAILARDGGCGIPGCDAPAQWLEFHHVIPWSKGGVTEVDNGVALCWRHHHTIETSGWEILMVNGRPQVKAPAWIDPTRTWRDANRHRTDTHRRD from the coding sequence ATGTCAATCACCCTCCCACCCCCCGTCTCCGCCCCGGAGCCGACACCCGCCCCGGGTGCGTCGGCACCGACCGCGGCCATGGTGCTGGCGGTGCTCGAACAGACGCAGGCACTGTGGGCCGGGCTCGGCACGGTCAGCCCCGACCGGTTCACCGACGACGACCTCCTCGGTGTGCTCGGTGCGTTCGAAGGCGTCGGCCGGCTCGTCGATGCCGGCCGGGTGGCTGTGGCGGCGACGGTCGAGGAACGCTCCGGCCGGTGGCTTGGCCGCGACTCCCTCGCCGCGAAGCGGGGCTGTACCAGTGGCATCGACCTGATCACCCGGATCACCCGAATCTCCGGCCGGGAAGCGAAACGCCGCAGCGCCCTCGGCCTGCGGATGCGCGACACGCAACACGTCGGAACGATCATCCCCGCACTGTTCCCCACTGTGGGTGCCGCGGTCGCTTCGGGCTTGCTGGGGGTGGATGCGGCGGAGGTGATCATGTCCGGTCTGGCCGAGATCTCCCCGCGCGTTGCCCCCGATGATCTTGCGGCTGCGGAACGCGCTCTGGTGGGAGCGGCGACGGGCACGATTACGGCTGAGAATGAGGGTGAGCCGGGCGCGGGCTTTGCGTTCTCGGCGGACTCGATGCGGGTGCAGATGTTGCAGTGGCAGGCGGCGCTGGACCCCGACGGGGTGGCACCGAATGAGGTCGAGGGTGAGGCGACGAGCACGATCAGTTTCGGCCGCTTCAAAGACGGCGTCTACCCGGTGCGGGGCGGGGTGACTCCTGATCTGTACGGAATCATGAACCTCACCTTCGACGCGTTCATCGCCGCCCACAAAACCCCCGCGTTCCCCACCGCCGCCGAACAAGCCCGCGACCAGGCACGCGACGACCGCGCCGAGCACGACGACCGCGCCGAGCAGGACCCCCACGAAGGTCCCGACGGGCACGACTTGAACGACGAGCGCGACCGCGACGACCACGACGGCCACGAACGCGAGCACGAACTCGGCCAGGACCATGACCATGACGACCGCGACCGCGAGCACGACGAGCACGACCACGAGGTGCCTCTTCCCGGGTCGGCCGGGCACGAGTTCGATGACGTCGACACCCGTACCGCCGGGGAGAAGCGGGCCGATATTCTGCGCGGCATGTTCACCCAGCTGGCCCAGGCCGATAACACCCCCAGCATTGGTGGTGCACCGCCGACCGTGGTGGTGCATGTGAACGTGAACGATATTGAAGCCGGTCGCGGTGTCGGCTGGATCGACGGCGTCGACGCCCCCATCTCCCTTCGCACGGTCGATCAGATGATGTGTGCCGGAGGGACCCAAACGGTTCTGTTCGGTCCGAACGGTGAGGTTCTGACGCTGACCGATCCGCAACGACTGTTCAACCGTGCCCAACGCCGGGCGATCCTCGCCCGCGACGGCGGCTGCGGCATTCCCGGCTGCGATGCACCCGCACAGTGGCTCGAATTTCATCACGTGATCCCCTGGAGCAAAGGCGGCGTCACCGAAGTCGACAATGGTGTGGCGTTGTGTTGGCGACATCATCACACCATCGAAACGTCCGGCTGGGAGATCCTCATGGTCAACGGCCGACCGCAAGTCAAAGCCCCGGCCTGGATCGACCCGACCCGCACCTGGCGCGACGCCAACCGCCACCGCACCGACACCCACCGCCGCGACTAA
- a CDS encoding alpha/beta fold hydrolase has product MTWWAAQTARFRARRPPLLHVASDEGTGPVIVLVHGIASSSVTFDQLIPLLVDRHRVIALDILGFGESPAPIDCEYTIEDHVASIAATIRSLALREPVILVGHSLGSLIVSRLAAVNQQRGLQGLLTPRRVRVSRVVLVGPPVYLAPSEIGDQRVRARVGAYLKAYTYLRSNKDFTLANAAILSRLLPKGIFEITEQNWMPFVKSMENCIQSQTVVSDIASLRVPVDVVYGSLDAFIPYGSMTVIERMRHVTMHRVEGNDHIIRRRLARVIAQAIDGD; this is encoded by the coding sequence ATGACCTGGTGGGCGGCGCAGACGGCTCGGTTTCGGGCGCGCCGCCCACCTCTTCTGCATGTCGCTTCAGACGAGGGAACCGGCCCAGTCATCGTTCTCGTGCACGGCATCGCCTCGTCGTCGGTAACCTTCGACCAGCTCATCCCCCTGCTGGTCGACCGGCATCGGGTGATCGCCCTCGACATTCTGGGCTTCGGCGAGTCGCCGGCACCCATCGACTGCGAGTACACGATTGAAGACCATGTCGCCTCGATCGCGGCGACGATCCGCTCGCTCGCGCTGCGCGAGCCGGTCATTTTGGTTGGCCACTCGCTCGGAAGCCTCATCGTGTCGCGACTGGCCGCCGTGAACCAGCAGCGCGGTCTGCAGGGATTGCTGACGCCCCGGCGTGTGCGCGTTTCACGGGTCGTGCTCGTGGGCCCCCCGGTCTACCTGGCGCCCTCCGAGATCGGCGACCAACGGGTGCGCGCCCGTGTCGGAGCGTACCTCAAGGCCTACACCTATCTTCGCTCGAACAAGGATTTCACCCTGGCGAACGCCGCGATCCTCTCCCGGCTGCTGCCGAAGGGAATCTTCGAGATCACCGAGCAGAACTGGATGCCGTTCGTGAAATCGATGGAGAATTGCATCCAATCTCAGACCGTCGTCAGCGACATCGCCAGCCTGCGCGTGCCCGTCGACGTGGTCTATGGCTCGCTTGACGCGTTCATTCCGTACGGCAGCATGACGGTGATCGAACGGATGCGGCACGTCACGATGCATCGCGTCGAGGGGAACGACCACATCATTCGCAGGCGGTTGGCCCGGGTGATCGCCCAGGCGATCGATGGGGACTGA
- a CDS encoding aldo/keto reductase → MHQRTLGRTGRTVSVLGLGTWQLGADWGNVSEADATAVLAASADAGVTFFDTADVYGDGRSEQIIGRFLLQDGADRGITVATKMGRRVDQLAQNYVLHNFRDWTDRSRRNLGTDTLDLVQLHCPPSAVIDSDEVYDALDTLVADGAIANYGVSVETCDQALAAIARPGIASVQIILNAFRLKPLDAVLPAAREAGVGIIARVPLSSGLLSGRYTRETAFAADDHRSYNRDGSHFDVGETFSGVDYDLGVQAAIEFAELVARENSAITPAQAALAWAAHQEGVSAVIPGARNIAQAQANAVAGTLDAFSDEFNAGVREIYTRLLSEQVHPRW, encoded by the coding sequence ATGCATCAGCGAACCCTGGGCCGTACCGGCCGCACCGTTTCAGTTCTCGGCCTTGGCACGTGGCAGCTCGGCGCTGATTGGGGCAACGTGTCGGAGGCCGACGCGACGGCCGTGCTGGCGGCATCCGCTGATGCCGGTGTCACGTTCTTTGACACCGCCGATGTCTACGGCGACGGCCGCAGCGAGCAGATCATCGGTCGCTTCCTTCTGCAGGACGGCGCCGACCGGGGAATCACGGTGGCCACGAAGATGGGTCGTCGCGTCGACCAGTTGGCGCAGAACTACGTCCTTCACAACTTCCGTGACTGGACCGACCGCTCCCGCCGCAACCTGGGCACCGACACGCTTGACCTGGTGCAGTTGCACTGCCCGCCGAGCGCCGTGATCGACTCTGATGAGGTCTATGACGCCCTCGACACACTGGTCGCCGACGGGGCGATCGCGAATTACGGGGTCAGCGTTGAAACCTGCGACCAGGCGCTCGCGGCCATCGCCCGTCCGGGAATCGCGTCGGTTCAGATCATTCTGAACGCCTTCCGGCTCAAGCCGCTCGACGCCGTGCTGCCCGCTGCCCGCGAGGCCGGCGTCGGAATCATCGCCCGGGTTCCTCTCTCCAGCGGTCTGCTGAGTGGGCGCTACACGCGCGAGACGGCGTTCGCCGCCGATGACCACCGCAGCTACAACCGTGACGGCAGCCACTTCGACGTCGGTGAGACGTTCTCGGGCGTCGACTACGACCTCGGCGTGCAGGCCGCCATTGAGTTCGCCGAGCTTGTCGCGCGGGAAAATTCCGCCATCACCCCCGCGCAGGCCGCTCTGGCCTGGGCCGCTCACCAGGAGGGGGTGAGCGCCGTGATCCCCGGTGCTCGCAACATCGCCCAGGCCCAGGCCAACGCTGTCGCCGGCACGCTCGACGCGTTCAGCGACGAGTTCAACGCCGGCGTGCGCGAAATCTACACCCGACTGCTCAGCGAGCAGGTTCATCCCCGGTGGTAG
- a CDS encoding MFS transporter, producing MVGRARSSNRLGPAFTNLFTASLASNLGDGIARTAVPLLAARLTDDALLISGVAAMAMLPWLFCAIPAGILIDRIDRRLAMALAEIVRVALAVALCVLAATSTLTIGWLYAIIFVYGAFETLYDGATRAVVPSLVRKIDLPRANSRIEAGELVVQNFLAGPLTSLLFAVSVLIPLGANAVAFAVAAVLAILLPRVASGRQHALARAEPQIAWFRQFVDGYRFIVSSRMLVVLWSVSTMTGLAYSFATASVVLFILHSLQVPEAWFGIFMLSGAVGGIIGSVVANRLKNRWGAGTTMAVMGVIGGVTFVALGAWPNVWAAAVVFAISSGSSTIWNILVMSLRQSIIPGHLLGRVHGTWRTLLWGVMPLGSVLGGLVGRIDLALPLIIGGLAATALSIVFFGFFRRLPNAEDIPDPNGPDALVTL from the coding sequence GTGGTAGGGCGGGCTCGCTCGTCGAATCGGCTCGGGCCCGCATTCACCAACCTCTTCACCGCCAGTCTCGCCAGCAACCTGGGTGACGGCATCGCGCGCACGGCCGTGCCGCTGCTGGCCGCACGGCTCACCGATGACGCCCTCCTGATCAGCGGTGTCGCCGCCATGGCGATGCTGCCGTGGCTGTTCTGTGCCATTCCCGCCGGGATCCTGATCGACCGCATCGACCGCCGCCTGGCAATGGCTCTCGCCGAGATCGTGCGGGTCGCGCTGGCCGTCGCCCTGTGCGTTTTGGCAGCCACCAGCACGCTGACCATTGGTTGGCTCTACGCCATCATCTTCGTCTACGGCGCGTTCGAGACCCTCTATGACGGCGCGACACGCGCGGTCGTGCCGAGCCTCGTGAGAAAGATCGATCTGCCGCGAGCAAATTCGCGCATCGAGGCCGGCGAACTCGTGGTGCAGAACTTCCTCGCCGGTCCGTTGACATCGCTCTTGTTCGCCGTCTCGGTCCTCATCCCGCTCGGGGCGAATGCCGTGGCGTTCGCCGTGGCCGCGGTGCTGGCGATCCTGCTGCCGCGCGTCGCATCCGGTCGCCAACACGCCCTCGCGCGGGCAGAGCCGCAGATCGCCTGGTTCCGCCAGTTCGTTGACGGCTATCGCTTCATCGTGTCGAGCCGGATGCTCGTGGTGCTCTGGTCGGTGAGCACCATGACCGGCCTCGCCTATTCATTCGCCACGGCAAGCGTCGTGTTGTTCATCCTCCATTCGCTGCAGGTGCCGGAGGCCTGGTTCGGCATCTTCATGCTGAGCGGGGCGGTTGGCGGCATCATCGGTTCTGTGGTGGCGAACCGCCTCAAAAACCGCTGGGGCGCTGGCACCACGATGGCAGTCATGGGGGTCATCGGCGGTGTCACATTCGTTGCTCTCGGAGCCTGGCCCAATGTGTGGGCGGCCGCGGTCGTCTTCGCGATCTCGAGCGGGTCGTCGACGATCTGGAACATCTTGGTCATGTCGCTGCGTCAGAGCATCATTCCCGGCCACCTGCTCGGGCGGGTGCACGGAACCTGGCGCACGCTGCTCTGGGGCGTTATGCCACTCGGCAGCGTGCTCGGCGGTCTGGTCGGGCGCATCGACCTCGCGCTGCCGCTCATCATCGGGGGCCTCGCGGCGACGGCACTCTCGATCGTCTTTTTCGGCTTCTTCCGCCGTCTGCCGAACGCCGAAGATATTCCAGACCCGAACGGCCCCGACGCACTCGTGACCCTCTAG